DNA sequence from the Candidatus Fluviicola riflensis genome:
CAAACAGGAAAAACTTGCGGTATTTCATTTTCCCGATTCCGGCTGCAAAAGGTGTAAACGTTCGAACGATCGGAACAAAACGCGCCATAATGATCGCTTTTACTCCATTCTTTTCGAAAAATGCTTCTGTTTTTTCCAGCAACGATTGTTTCACCAATTGTCGGCCTCTGATTTTCCAGTTAAACACGCCAAGCCCTAATTTCCGGCCAATCCAATAATTGATATTGTCACCTAAAACAGCTGCAATAAATAAAAGCGGGAGCAGAAACAAAATATTCAAATCACCAGGAGTGCCATCCAACGCCGGTGCTGCAAATAATCCTGCGGTAAATAACAAGGAATCACCAGGTAAAAACGGCATAATCACCAATCCTGTTTCAATAAAAATCACCAGGAACAAGACAACGTAGATGGCATTTTGATACTCGCGTACGATCCACTCAAAATCGAGGTCGAGAATGTGTTTGAATAATTCGATCATGATGCGAAAATAGCCTTTTTTTACCTCCGGTGATGCTTGATGTTGGATTTTTGATGTTGGATGAATGTTGAATTTTGAATGCTGGATGCTTAATTAAATTATTCTCTTTGCTATCAGATTTCACAACTATTGTTCGGTTCCTGAATCATTACCGATCCAAATTCAACATTAAAAATTAAGAATTCAACATTCCCTATGTTCAAGCATCAAAGATCACTTAACCTCACACTGATTTCCATCAGAAAAGTCGCGACTGATTCGCCTTCGGAAGTAGCTTCAACGGTGACAAAGAGGTTTTGGCGTTCACCGGTTTGCTGTGCCAGCAGTACCAATTCCTTTACTTTAATTCCTTCATTGGAAGTGAAATACACCGTCGACATAGCGCGTTTGTGAAAAGTAGCTTGCATGGATTTGAACACAAACGATGGTTTCACACCTAGTTCATCCGAAAAATAAAAGGCGTGCAAACCAGCTGCAACGTCGGCCCCAACAGCCAATGAACCGAAATACATGCTTTTCAAATGATTGCGCGTTCGTCTTCTGAGTCGGATCGAAAGAACCGCTTTTTCGTCGTCGATCAATTCCAGTCGCGGACGTACATAACCGATCAATGGAATGTACCACCAACCCATAATGCGCAGCATCCAGCGCCATTGCGTCAGCGTTTTACGCTTTGCCATCGTTCAGTAATTCGTCAACAATCTGAGAAACGGAACGAATTCCGTGAACGTGTTCGATACTTGGTCCGGCGCACCAAACGGTTTTATACGTCGCGCCGAAAGCCGCTCGTTTCAGGCTTTGCATTCCGCGGTAAAACACAATGGCTTTCACCCATTTCTTAATGCGTTTGTTCTTATTTAAAAGGCGTTCGAGCCAGTTTTGCTTCGTCCCGATTTCCTTTACATAAGGCGTTCTGATGACAGTACAAGGCGTGCCTGAAAGCTTGGTAGTTGTTACAATATCTTTCGCGCCAAAATCAACGCAGGCTTGTTTGTATTCTTGGGAAACATCAGCTTCTTCGGAAGCAATGAAAATACTTCCGATTGAAAAACCATCAGCACCGTAAGATGCGATTCGATCTAAATCAGCCTTGCATCCTACTCCACCGGCCGAAATTACCGGAATGGAAACAGCAGCTTTGATCGCCTGGATGAGCGCTTTCGGAGATAATTCACCCAAATGTCCGCCTGCTTCATTATTCACCGCGATCACGGCATCGGCGCCAAGATTAGCTACTTTTTGGGCGTATTTCACGTCAGTGACATCGCAAAAAACCTTGATTCCAAGTTTATGCGCTTCTTCGATCACTTTTGCCGGCGAACCAAGCGAAGTGATGAAAAAATCGACTTTTTCTTCGCAGCAAACCTGCAACTGTTCGTCCATCAAAAAATTGGAAGCGTTCACAATCAGGTTAATTCCAATTGGTCCGGTTGCCTCAGCTTTTATTGTTCTGATTCCCGCTCGCAATTCTTCAACCGTACGGTAATTCAACGCCGGAATAGCTCCTGCAATGCCCTTTTTTGAAGCCGCGATTAGCATTTTCTCATTGGAAACCAAAAACATAGGCGCCATGATGATCGGATACTTGATACCAAGTAACTTGCAAAGCGCTAAATCAGAATGGGGATTTTCCATAGATCGAAGTTACCGAAAATTTCCAACGAAAATCAGCGCCTCAAAAAACAGCTGTAAAATTCAGTAATCCCGCAATATTACGGAAAGCAAAATACTGATATTCAATTTTTTACCATCCAAATTCAACTATCAAATTACACTTCGAAAGAAAGAAACACCGCATTCGAGTTCGCAGACAATCAAAACGATTGCACAGGAGCAAGCGAGGAAAGCTGGACAGTTGAGTCAACGTATCGAATTTCTGATTTTGAAGAAATAAGTCGCAATTAATACCGAAATTTGCGCATGGCTCAGTTTAAAGATTGGATTCATGCCGCACGTTTGCGAACGCTTCCTTTATCGGTTTCGGGTATTTTGGTAGGTTCATTACTGGCGTTGCAAAACGGATTCTGGAATCCTGTGGTGTTTACATTAGCACTTTCCACAACACTTTTATTCCAAATTCTTTCCAACCTGGCGAATGATTTGGGCGATACGCTCAAAGGAGCCGATAACGCCAATCGGGTTGGTCCGGAACGCGCCGTTCAATCGGGTGCTATTTCCATTTCCGCGATGAAAACGGCTGTTTCTCTTACAGCAATTTTGTCGT
Encoded proteins:
- a CDS encoding 2-nitropropane dioxygenase, which produces MENPHSDLALCKLLGIKYPIIMAPMFLVSNEKMLIAASKKGIAGAIPALNYRTVEELRAGIRTIKAEATGPIGINLIVNASNFLMDEQLQVCCEEKVDFFITSLGSPAKVIEEAHKLGIKVFCDVTDVKYAQKVANLGADAVIAVNNEAGGHLGELSPKALIQAIKAAVSIPVISAGGVGCKADLDRIASYGADGFSIGSIFIASEEADVSQEYKQACVDFGAKDIVTTTKLSGTPCTVIRTPYVKEIGTKQNWLERLLNKNKRIKKWVKAIVFYRGMQSLKRAAFGATYKTVWCAGPSIEHVHGIRSVSQIVDELLNDGKA